ATAGATTCTATAGCTAGATAAATTTTGAGAGAATTGAGTACTAATTAAGTAGTACGGTCACGTAAAGtcatgaaattatttttaatatcttctcAAGTACCTCcgcaaattaatttcttaacatAGTATTCTAGTTTAATGagacttttattttaattttttgtagatATCCCTCataaacgaaaatataaaaagaattcgAGATCGTATTTCAACGTCCAGCATAAACATTTTGCATTCTTGTGGCCACGTGTCCTAGTTGACGGAACATCTTTATAccgaacacctgtatatatgtATTATGTATAAATGCAAGGTTATTCGTGGAGAAATTAGATATTCATTCAACCGACTtttctattatatttttcatttaatacaatgttttattcaatttatttatttacattttaatatagaTAATGCTGAAATGTGGATTTTGTGTGTGTTTTAAGTTATAGCATAAACTCGAAGATATTATTTGCtttaaagtaaattaacttaattaacaaTAGGGCTGAATGCGACCGTTAAAATTTTACGATGGCCCATTTTCTGTACGACGACGATGGTGCTGTAATTCATCACATAACGGTGTCGTTAAtgtatttattgatattacGCAAAATTGAATTGGATCCTAAAGGTCGCCACTGTTTGAACTTGGTTTAATATCGggttaatgtaaataaaatatttatctacCACTATATCATTCTCGGCGAACAATGAGCAATTCATTTTTCGGTCATAATTATAAACTTATCAACATGCTTAATCATAAATAATGTCTCTAATTTAATCTTGAAATCTAATAAACTCTAGCTCAAAACTGTGGTTTTAGATTATCGTATCCGCTTGATTTATTTCATGTCTTAATAAGAATTCttgatattttgaattaaattaaacaatgaGCACTACCAATTGTACTTCAATTTAGAGAGTAGTTCGTGTCTTAATCcgaaatgtaaataaaaaagaatgtcCATTTAGAGATGTTTATAGCATTGTACGGCCGTTTCTTGACACGCTACTAGGTAAATTGACATCAACTGACCTCAACGTTGCGTCAGTCCATCTCATCGCTTATCTAATTCTCaaataaaacgattatttTCATTACTTCTACTACATTCTAGGTTCATTGCGACAAGCGTTTCGAATGATTAGGAACCCGTTGGGAACAAATGAGTCATTACTAAAAGAGCTCTACACTAAAATTCTaacattttgaagaaaataataataacaacctTTTATGGTTGTCCCAATGTCTCAATCAATGAACAACACGAGCCGGTAAGAACTCGCGTTTTTTTTAGAGCCTCTACCCCATTTAGAAGTGGGTCAGGTCGCCGCAACGACGTCTGGCGTCGTCGACGACGTGAAGTCGGCCGTATCTTTacgactaattttttttcttctaaatggGGGCTTAATTGGTCGCGTCTATGCAATGATATTATACTGTAAACAACGGAGCATCGCGACGACCTGCTAAATCGATAGCAGCGGAACCCTTTTGTGTATTTTCCGCACAGACAAACTTCGCGAGTTAATGAGACACTTTTCGTTTATGCTAAAAGAATCGCGCCACGATTTGAATCAAGggcgttttaatttttaagctGTTTTCGCTCGTGGTAATAAGGACTACGCCTTTATCACTTGTATTGTGTCGCAACGCGGCATTTTCAATACTTGGCAACGTGAATTTTATCTTAGTATGCCAAAAAGCCATATTTGTTGGAAACAGTTATATTAACTAATTCTAATTAGAATACTAAACTTTAATTAGggtatttataacatttagtttttaatgaatgaatgAAAACGGTTAGAATTGTAAATGTTGATCACATTGATTGTAATTACGATTAAAATACAGTTTGAGGtagtaaaacattttcaacttcCTGTTAGACAATGCAAGTCAATAAGAACGTAACATTGGGcctaataaatataaagagTTTGTTCATATTCCATATATTTAAAGAGTatttattagtattaattatttgtattaggttccttgtattttttattaccttGTTGATACAAGCAAATGCTCAaagtattttaacatttttttattcataaaataataaaaatgaattgatAATGTTTATCAAGTAATATATACATGAATGATGTTTTTAACTAGACGTTTCTTTTACAATTGCTTCAGATGTGCCATCGGGTGAACAAGAAGAGTTATTCATCAGAAAACTGAGACAATGTTGTGTCTCGTTTGATTTTATGGACCCGGTGGCTGACCTAAAGGGCAAGGAGGTAAAGAGATGCACGCTGAACGAGCTGGTCGATTACATCACAGGTGGCCGAGGAGTCTTGACCGAGCCGGTCTATCCGGAGATAATCAAGATGATCTCGGACAATCTATTTCGGACGTTGCCGCCGAGCGAAAACCCGGATTTCGATCCAGAAGAGGATGATCCGACGCTCGAGGCTAGCTGGCCCCATCTTCAGCTTGTCTATGAGTTCTTTCTTCGGTTCCTCGAAAGCTCCGACTTTCAGCCGAGTATCGGCAAGCGCGTCATAGACCAGAAGTTCGTGCTGCAATTGCTTGAATTGTTCGACTCGGAGGACCCGAGGGAGCGTGACTTCCTCAAAACAGTTTTACACAGGATCTATGGGAAATTTCTCGGTTTGAGAGCGTTTATAcggaaacaaattaataatatattccttaggtaacaaataaaacgcttgtttcttattttgttTCGTAAAAACTTGTTCTTTGTAGATTTGTGTACGAGACTGAACATTTTAACGGTGTCGGTGAGCTGCTAGAAATTCTAGGTTCCATTATAAACGGGTTCGCGCTGCCCCTAAAGGCAGAGCACAAGCAATTTCTGATCAAGGTGCTGATACCGTTGCATAAGGTGAAGTGCCTCTCGTTGTATCACGCCCAGCTTGCGTATTGCGTCGTGCAATTTCTCGAGAAAGATCCTAACCTTACTGAGCCTGTTGTTAGGGGCTTGCTCAAATACTGGCCCAAGACGTGCAGTCAAAAAGAGGTGATGTTTCTTGGCGAAATCGAGGAAGTCCTCGACGTTATTGAACCGTCGCAATTCACTCGCATACAAGAACCACTTTTCCGTCAGATATCAAAATGCGTTTCCAGTCCCCACTTTCAggtaaaatcaatttttaaataaattactaatttttgaattataactttattaataattttaggtgGCTGAAAGAGCTCTGTACTTTTGGAACAACGAGTACATTATGTCACTGATGGAGGAAAATAACCACGTCATTATGCCAATTATGTTTCCAGCACTATATCGTATTTCCAAGGAGCATTGGAACCAAACGATTGTAGCACTAGTCTACAACGTACTCAAGACCTTCATGGAAATGAACTCGAAGCTGTTTGATGAATTGACAGCTAGTTACAAAGCCGAACGGCAAAGGTAAGTCTAAAAAAAGGGagtaaagaataattttattttaatctgtAATCATTTTgctatgaatttaaaaaaagctcCATTAATAAATCGCgtcttttcttgttttgatACCTTAACAGGTTTTTAGCAGAGGAATGACAACtgtatacttttttttataacagtaGCAAAACTTTGCTACCTGATTTTtctaaatcgaaaaaataatgtaatgcATGTAGAAGAAGCACCATTCAAAGTTTGTCAACCTAAACAagacgcacagctaaacccATATTACCCTGCTAAACTCCTAATTCagggtctagtgttagttctagttttagttcaataaaaatatataacaacctGACGCTGAATGACAACTAACACTGACACttttactagaactaacattagacttacaactaaaaacattcgggtttaggcA
This genomic stretch from Onthophagus taurus isolate NC chromosome 7, IU_Otau_3.0, whole genome shotgun sequence harbors:
- the LOC111416663 gene encoding serine/threonine-protein phosphatase 2A 56 kDa regulatory subunit epsilon isoform gives rise to the protein MSTTAFVDRIDPFAKRSLKKKTKKSQGSSRYRNSQDGELQALPPLKDVPSGEQEELFIRKLRQCCVSFDFMDPVADLKGKEVKRCTLNELVDYITGGRGVLTEPVYPEIIKMISDNLFRTLPPSENPDFDPEEDDPTLEASWPHLQLVYEFFLRFLESSDFQPSIGKRVIDQKFVLQLLELFDSEDPRERDFLKTVLHRIYGKFLGLRAFIRKQINNIFLRFVYETEHFNGVGELLEILGSIINGFALPLKAEHKQFLIKVLIPLHKVKCLSLYHAQLAYCVVQFLEKDPNLTEPVVRGLLKYWPKTCSQKEVMFLGEIEEVLDVIEPSQFTRIQEPLFRQISKCVSSPHFQVAERALYFWNNEYIMSLMEENNHVIMPIMFPALYRISKEHWNQTIVALVYNVLKTFMEMNSKLFDELTASYKAERQREKKREKERDELWKRLGELEISHSKKMIGSHNSPPGKK